One part of the Fusobacterium pseudoperiodonticum genome encodes these proteins:
- a CDS encoding GntR family transcriptional regulator produces MKVVKDLLSEQIYKILKEDIINSRINFGEVLVNKNLQERFEVSSTPIRDAILRLKEDGIVDEVTRSGAKLIDFDPHFACEVNQLIMTITLGVIEYSLKNPENRKEILANLKKYVELEEDNIATDLYYECDYHFHKTFFDYSNNKLLKDLFKKYNLINEILVKAYHKGAISLKNRKACLEDHKSIIKSIEENNIALTLDLTKKHYLSAEKIFKKNIKIN; encoded by the coding sequence ATGAAAGTAGTAAAAGATTTATTAAGTGAGCAGATATACAAGATTTTAAAAGAAGACATAATTAATTCCAGAATAAACTTTGGTGAGGTTTTAGTCAATAAAAATTTACAAGAAAGATTTGAAGTAAGTTCTACTCCAATAAGAGATGCAATATTAAGACTAAAAGAAGATGGAATAGTAGATGAGGTAACAAGATCAGGTGCAAAACTTATAGATTTTGATCCACATTTTGCTTGTGAAGTTAATCAATTAATTATGACAATTACTTTAGGAGTTATCGAATATTCTTTGAAAAATCCTGAAAATAGAAAGGAAATTCTTGCTAATTTAAAAAAATATGTTGAATTAGAAGAAGATAACATAGCAACTGATTTATATTATGAATGTGACTATCATTTTCATAAAACTTTTTTCGATTATTCAAATAATAAATTGCTGAAGGATTTATTTAAAAAATATAATCTGATAAATGAAATCTTAGTTAAAGCCTATCATAAGGGAGCTATTTCTTTAAAAAATAGAAAAGCTTGCTTAGAAGATCATAAAAGCATTATTAAATCTATAGAAGAAAATAATATAGCTCTAACTTTAGATTTAACAAAAAAACATTATTTAAGTGCTGAAAAAATATTTAAAAAAAATATAAAAATAAATTAA